In Terriglobales bacterium, the following proteins share a genomic window:
- a CDS encoding acyltransferase, translated as MNPSVVAAGEKVFLHPTAIVEEGVEIGAGTRVWDNVHIRPPAHIGEQCIVGEKTYIAGYTRIGNRVKINAFVYVCAGVTIEDGVMISARTVFTNDRFPRATTSDLSRLRPSEPDEHTRPTLVREGATIGAGCVIGNDLSIGRFAMVGMGSLVTKSVRDFYLVVGHPARPVGLVCRCGNPLVRFGNTLPTDIAEMRCSECSLEYALVDGVVIERTPPTDYARL; from the coding sequence GTGAATCCTTCTGTAGTAGCCGCTGGTGAGAAGGTATTTCTCCATCCCACCGCAATCGTTGAAGAAGGCGTGGAGATTGGTGCGGGAACTCGAGTGTGGGATAACGTCCACATTCGCCCCCCGGCTCATATTGGCGAGCAGTGCATTGTCGGTGAAAAAACCTACATTGCCGGGTACACACGCATTGGTAATCGCGTCAAAATTAATGCTTTTGTGTACGTGTGTGCCGGGGTGACGATAGAAGACGGCGTCATGATCAGCGCCCGGACCGTATTCACCAATGATCGTTTCCCTCGTGCGACTACATCTGACTTATCCAGGCTGCGACCTTCCGAACCTGATGAGCACACCCGGCCGACTCTGGTCCGGGAAGGTGCAACCATCGGTGCAGGCTGCGTTATTGGGAATGATCTCTCAATTGGCCGTTTTGCCATGGTAGGAATGGGCTCGCTGGTCACTAAGTCAGTCCGCGATTTCTATTTAGTGGTGGGACACCCGGCAAGACCGGTTGGGTTGGTCTGCAGGTGCGGCAATCCTCTGGTTCGGTTTGGAAATACCTTGCCTACCGATATTGCAGAGATGCGCTGTTCCGAATGCAGTTTGGAATATGCCTTGGTGGATGGTGTGGTGATTGAGCGGACTCCACCGACTGATTACGCTCGACTCTAA
- a CDS encoding NAD(P)/FAD-dependent oxidoreductase yields MKTHRWCVVGGGILGMTLALRLAQQGKSVTLMESAPSLGGLASAWNLGDVTWDRHYHVTLGSDSYTRSLLRELGLEHEMQWKQTRTGFYVDSNLYSMSNTLEFLQFPPLRFIDKLRLGANILYASKVKNWKKLEKISAIEWLQRWSGRKTVEAIWAPLLRAKLGENYKEASAAFIWATIARMYAARQSGMKKEMFGYVPGGYARILDRFAEALLHAGVHIQLSQSVRQIEAIPGGQLRVERSGGEEEFFDQVVITTPGPIIARLCPDLTQHEKDLLRGIKYQGVICASLLLKKPLANFYVTNIVEPWVPFTAVIEMSALVDRKHFAGNALVYLPKYVPSDSPDFDLTDDALQTRFLQALERMYPDFDRRDLLCFRVSRVRHVLAIPTINYSERLPPTATSVPGLHAINSSHILNGTLNVNETLQLAEKASECLLSLSSSRTHTKNGVNYEAVQALSQPLAGSRQ; encoded by the coding sequence ATGAAGACACATCGCTGGTGCGTAGTGGGCGGCGGGATCCTGGGCATGACTCTGGCCCTTCGCCTCGCGCAGCAGGGCAAATCGGTGACGTTGATGGAATCCGCCCCCAGCCTGGGTGGATTAGCCAGTGCGTGGAACTTAGGAGATGTAACTTGGGATCGGCACTACCACGTTACGCTCGGCTCGGACAGCTACACCCGGTCCTTACTCCGCGAGCTCGGACTCGAACATGAAATGCAATGGAAGCAGACTCGCACCGGCTTCTATGTCGATTCCAACCTGTATTCCATGTCGAACACGCTGGAGTTTTTGCAGTTCCCTCCGCTCAGGTTCATTGACAAGCTCCGGCTTGGCGCGAACATTCTCTATGCTTCCAAAGTAAAGAATTGGAAAAAGTTGGAGAAGATTTCTGCTATTGAGTGGCTGCAGCGTTGGTCCGGCCGTAAGACCGTCGAGGCCATCTGGGCCCCCTTGCTTCGCGCGAAATTGGGGGAGAACTACAAGGAAGCGTCTGCGGCATTTATCTGGGCCACAATCGCTCGCATGTATGCCGCTCGGCAATCGGGCATGAAGAAGGAAATGTTCGGCTATGTGCCGGGAGGATATGCGCGGATCCTGGATCGCTTTGCCGAAGCCCTGTTGCACGCCGGAGTACATATCCAGTTGAGCCAGTCGGTTCGGCAAATTGAGGCGATCCCCGGAGGCCAGCTAAGAGTCGAGCGATCGGGCGGGGAAGAGGAGTTCTTTGACCAGGTTGTCATTACGACCCCAGGTCCCATCATCGCGAGGCTTTGTCCCGATCTTACTCAACACGAGAAGGACCTTCTTCGCGGGATCAAATATCAGGGCGTAATCTGCGCTTCACTTCTCTTGAAGAAGCCACTCGCTAACTTCTATGTGACCAATATCGTCGAACCTTGGGTCCCCTTTACCGCCGTCATTGAGATGTCAGCGCTGGTTGATCGCAAACATTTCGCCGGCAATGCGCTTGTATATCTTCCCAAATACGTACCTTCTGACAGTCCGGATTTCGACCTTACGGATGACGCTTTGCAAACCAGATTTCTGCAGGCCCTGGAACGCATGTATCCTGACTTCGACCGGCGTGATCTGCTTTGCTTCCGGGTCTCGCGAGTGCGCCACGTGCTCGCTATTCCGACCATTAACTATTCGGAGCGTCTACCTCCCACTGCTACATCGGTTCCAGGCCTGCATGCGATTAATTCGTCTCACATTTTGAACGGTACCTTGAACGTAAACGAAACCTTGCAGTTGGCGGAGAAAGCCTCTGAATGCTTGCTCTCGCTTTCTTCAAGCCGAACTCACACAAAGAATGGTGTCAATTATGAAGCAGTACAAGCCCTTAGCCAGCCTCTCGCTGGATCTAGACAATAA
- a CDS encoding FAD-dependent oxidoreductase: MNFRQQPPVAILGTGIGGLTAARELRRSGIPVELYEAGPHVGGLATSFTDDEGFTYDLGAHFITNRLAKEVGIAEHCRDVRYYGESVLIKGRTYTYPLGLMTAPRYLTSALISHISPGPRKSNTAADWFRRMYGKALADEIAIPLLEEWSGAPASDLAASVGDKIPVGILRVLLLRAASRIMNKAVAIGYGRELPESIRVWHVYPELGLKMISERMASELSSHIHLNTPVEAIVVKENRTVAVRVKGREQEVSAVISTIPCSALPKLLQGTRALDYLSQFKFRPMVFVMMRFLGRNLLKDAVLWTPEQQFPFFRLTETPISMPWLAPAGKTLVTVDLGCEVGDQIWSMTEDQAGEFCLESLTPIIKDARQRYLGCRTLRTPIAYPVFLSEYEEARKQFQQCTGIEFLYSIGRNGEFEHLLTEDVYWRTLRKLPQIMTDLRNRPVDARVDQSSVAAS; encoded by the coding sequence ATGAATTTCAGACAGCAACCACCGGTAGCAATTCTCGGCACGGGCATCGGAGGGCTGACGGCCGCCCGCGAGCTGCGCCGGTCAGGCATTCCGGTTGAGTTGTATGAAGCCGGGCCCCATGTAGGCGGATTGGCGACCAGCTTCACTGATGATGAAGGATTTACTTACGATTTGGGCGCGCATTTTATAACTAACCGTCTGGCTAAGGAAGTCGGCATCGCTGAGCACTGCCGTGATGTGCGCTACTACGGTGAGAGCGTATTGATAAAGGGTCGTACTTACACTTATCCGTTGGGGTTGATGACGGCGCCGCGCTACCTGACTAGCGCTCTTATCAGTCATATTTCCCCAGGTCCACGAAAGTCGAACACCGCCGCTGATTGGTTTCGGAGAATGTACGGCAAGGCATTGGCGGATGAAATCGCTATCCCTTTACTGGAAGAATGGTCAGGTGCTCCAGCCTCGGATTTGGCCGCGTCCGTCGGAGACAAGATTCCGGTCGGGATCCTACGCGTTCTTTTGCTAAGGGCGGCGAGCAGGATCATGAATAAAGCCGTGGCCATCGGATACGGGCGAGAGCTACCGGAAAGCATCCGTGTATGGCATGTGTATCCCGAACTTGGCCTCAAGATGATCTCTGAGCGGATGGCATCGGAGCTGTCATCTCACATTCATCTGAACACCCCAGTAGAAGCCATTGTGGTGAAGGAGAATCGAACCGTTGCCGTTCGCGTTAAAGGGCGGGAACAGGAAGTTTCAGCGGTCATTAGTACTATCCCGTGCAGTGCGCTCCCCAAACTTTTGCAGGGCACTCGCGCACTCGACTATCTATCTCAATTTAAGTTTCGTCCCATGGTCTTTGTGATGATGAGATTTCTCGGACGAAATCTTCTGAAGGATGCTGTGCTGTGGACTCCCGAGCAGCAATTCCCGTTCTTTCGGCTTACGGAGACCCCTATCTCCATGCCCTGGCTAGCGCCCGCGGGAAAGACTCTGGTCACTGTAGATCTTGGTTGCGAAGTTGGCGATCAGATCTGGTCAATGACCGAGGACCAGGCCGGCGAATTCTGCCTGGAGTCCCTTACACCCATAATCAAGGACGCGCGCCAACGTTACTTGGGTTGTCGGACCCTGAGAACACCGATTGCATACCCTGTTTTCTTGAGCGAGTACGAAGAAGCTCGCAAACAGTTTCAGCAATGTACGGGAATCGAATTTCTATACAGCATCGGTCGCAATGGTGAGTTCGAACACCTGTTGACCGAAGATGTCTACTGGCGCACCCTGCGTAAGTTACCCCAGATTATGACTGACTTACGAAATAGACCAGTAGACGCAAGGGTGGACCAGTCGTCGGTAGCAGCAAGCTAA
- a CDS encoding polysaccharide deacetylase family protein, producing MKQYKPLASLSLDLDNKWSYMKTHGDPGWEGFPSYLDKLSPRVLNFLASRQLKITVFVVGQDAALERNHEALKSIAAAGHEIGNHSFSHEPWMHHFPEASIDEEISRTADSVEWITGKRPIGFRGPGFSNSPAMMQVLASRGYLYDASTLPTFLGPLARAYYFKTTTLNKKAAQERKELFGSFSDVFRPIKAHCWGKEKNIVEIPVTTMPLLRTPIHASYILYLSQLSKTLAFGYFRAALELCRLTGTSPSLLLHPLDFLGSDDAIGLSYFPGMQIESGRKMEMLEKILDLYCQMFSVVSLQEHAYLVARQTGAFLVSPAPEKIQEPPHSTSVAMAAQEADR from the coding sequence ATGAAGCAGTACAAGCCCTTAGCCAGCCTCTCGCTGGATCTAGACAATAAGTGGTCTTACATGAAGACCCATGGAGACCCTGGCTGGGAGGGCTTTCCCTCGTATCTGGATAAATTGAGCCCGCGGGTGCTGAATTTCCTCGCGAGCCGGCAGTTGAAGATCACCGTCTTCGTTGTGGGCCAAGATGCGGCCTTAGAGCGTAATCATGAGGCGCTGAAATCCATTGCTGCCGCCGGCCACGAGATCGGGAATCATTCTTTTTCGCACGAACCGTGGATGCATCACTTCCCCGAAGCCTCGATTGACGAGGAAATTTCCCGGACCGCAGACAGCGTGGAGTGGATAACTGGAAAAAGACCAATTGGGTTTCGCGGCCCGGGTTTCAGTAATTCGCCCGCCATGATGCAGGTACTCGCGAGTCGAGGGTATCTCTACGATGCCTCTACTCTACCCACGTTCTTAGGACCTCTGGCGCGTGCCTATTACTTCAAGACGACCACGCTTAATAAGAAAGCGGCACAGGAACGAAAGGAACTGTTTGGGTCCTTTAGCGATGTTTTCCGGCCTATAAAAGCGCATTGCTGGGGCAAGGAAAAGAACATTGTGGAGATTCCGGTCACCACAATGCCGCTGCTGAGGACGCCAATTCATGCCAGCTATATTTTGTATTTGAGTCAGTTATCAAAGACGCTGGCTTTCGGCTACTTCCGTGCTGCCTTGGAACTGTGCAGATTGACGGGCACGTCGCCTTCGCTGCTACTGCATCCGCTGGACTTCCTGGGCAGCGATGATGCAATCGGATTGTCCTATTTTCCCGGTATGCAGATTGAGAGCGGCCGAAAGATGGAGATGCTCGAGAAAATTCTCGACCTGTACTGCCAAATGTTTTCGGTAGTCAGTCTTCAGGAGCACGCATATCTGGTTGCCAGACAGACGGGGGCGTTTTTGGTCAGCCCAGCGCCAGAAAAGATTCAGGAACCGCCTCATTCAACATCGGTTGCCATGGCGGCACAAGAAGCGGACCGGTAA
- a CDS encoding Gfo/Idh/MocA family oxidoreductase, translating to MTQLQNYAAGNGSEKLKIGLVGSGYVGQAYAQAFAGYSRASLVAVADLRPEAARDMAEGLKCASFDSYESMAEAVDLDAVIVCTPPVTHPEISTYFLTRGVHVLCEKPLSIDVESARSMMETARSAGTQLIMASKFRHVDDVVRAKSLVTSGIIGDVVLFENSFTSQVDMSSRWNSMPQISGGGVLIDNGTHSVDMMRYFLGPLAEVHALEGKRTQGLPVEDTVHILARSVSGVVATSDLSWTINKERESYIDIYGSQGMVSVGWRESKYRHFASPNWLKFGSGYSKSQAFRNQVDNFVLTLRGEVPSAITVQDSLASVQVIAAAYTALHRRQWTPVLTDDFAEELVGVKGAAL from the coding sequence ATGACTCAGTTGCAGAATTACGCGGCCGGTAACGGCTCGGAAAAACTAAAGATCGGGCTGGTGGGCTCGGGCTACGTTGGGCAAGCCTACGCTCAAGCTTTTGCCGGTTACAGCAGAGCGTCCCTCGTCGCCGTTGCCGACCTGCGGCCCGAGGCCGCGCGCGACATGGCGGAAGGACTGAAATGCGCCAGCTTCGACTCCTACGAAAGCATGGCGGAAGCGGTTGACCTGGACGCCGTGATCGTCTGCACTCCACCGGTCACCCATCCCGAGATATCCACCTACTTCCTTACGCGCGGCGTTCATGTTCTTTGTGAAAAGCCCCTGAGCATTGACGTCGAAAGCGCCAGAAGCATGATGGAAACCGCGCGGTCGGCGGGCACACAACTGATTATGGCCTCCAAATTTCGTCATGTGGATGACGTAGTCCGCGCGAAAAGTTTGGTCACCTCCGGAATTATCGGCGATGTGGTGTTATTCGAAAATAGCTTTACCTCGCAAGTGGACATGTCATCTCGCTGGAATTCCATGCCGCAGATCAGCGGCGGGGGAGTGCTGATTGATAACGGCACGCACTCCGTGGACATGATGCGGTACTTTTTAGGACCTCTCGCCGAGGTGCATGCCTTGGAAGGGAAGAGGACTCAGGGTCTTCCGGTTGAGGACACGGTCCACATCCTGGCACGGAGTGTAAGCGGAGTAGTCGCTACTAGTGACCTCTCTTGGACCATTAATAAGGAGCGGGAGAGCTACATCGACATTTACGGCTCCCAGGGCATGGTCTCGGTGGGATGGCGAGAGTCAAAATACCGTCACTTTGCCTCTCCCAATTGGCTTAAGTTCGGTTCTGGTTACAGCAAATCACAGGCGTTCCGCAATCAGGTGGATAACTTTGTCCTGACCCTTCGAGGCGAGGTCCCTTCCGCCATCACCGTCCAGGATAGCTTGGCGTCAGTGCAGGTTATTGCCGCTGCCTACACCGCTCTGCATCGTCGCCAGTGGACCCCGGTCTTGACGGATGATTTCGCTGAGGAGTTGGTGGGAGTTAAGGGAGCTGCGCTGTGA
- a CDS encoding DUF354 domain-containing protein has translation MVPYQYPNSNTHKLAHAEGFPGTTMNVWIDLDNSPHVQFFAPIIRKLEREGIPHFITVRSFSQTEELARWYGLDFVTIGKHRTPRHFVTRVGATAERAGQLARYVQKQKPTVAISHGSRAMALAAYLLRIPTMTLYDYEFVSCRFFNMVSTRVLVPQQIPVQRLQKQGLKLNKLVTYPGFKEEVYIYDFKPDPNILTQLQLDPKRIIVTLRPPSTWAHYQDPKSEKLLHTLMQRLQQQNDIQVVTLTRTEEQAIALRKQYGPLSDRFRISSEAVDGLSLMWHSDAIFSGGGTMVREAALLGLNAYSIFAGKLGAADEALTRMGLLKMIHQQEEIEKLQFRKAPERKTPSTATSLTRECVSLEIERFIREYSGLEIPARVNLEQPTVSSTLSIEE, from the coding sequence ATGGTTCCATACCAGTATCCCAATTCCAACACTCACAAACTCGCTCACGCCGAGGGATTTCCTGGAACAACCATGAACGTTTGGATAGATTTAGACAATTCGCCGCACGTGCAATTCTTCGCTCCCATCATTCGTAAGCTGGAGCGCGAAGGCATACCGCACTTTATTACCGTCCGCTCATTCTCACAGACAGAAGAGCTGGCCCGTTGGTATGGGCTCGATTTTGTAACCATCGGCAAGCATCGTACGCCACGTCATTTTGTGACTCGAGTGGGCGCAACCGCGGAAAGGGCGGGGCAGTTGGCCAGGTATGTACAAAAGCAGAAGCCCACGGTTGCAATTAGTCACGGTTCACGGGCAATGGCGCTGGCTGCATATCTTCTTCGCATTCCCACCATGACGCTCTATGACTATGAGTTTGTCTCATGCCGCTTCTTTAACATGGTCTCTACCCGCGTCCTGGTACCACAGCAGATTCCGGTGCAGCGTCTCCAAAAGCAGGGTCTGAAGCTGAACAAATTGGTGACCTATCCTGGGTTTAAAGAGGAAGTGTACATTTACGACTTCAAGCCAGACCCTAACATCCTTACCCAGTTACAGCTCGATCCAAAACGAATTATTGTGACCCTCCGTCCTCCTTCTACGTGGGCGCATTATCAGGATCCGAAGTCGGAGAAGTTACTTCATACTCTGATGCAGCGATTGCAACAGCAGAACGACATCCAGGTTGTCACGCTTACCCGCACTGAGGAACAAGCGATAGCGTTGCGCAAACAATACGGCCCGCTTTCGGATCGCTTCCGCATTTCGAGCGAAGCGGTCGATGGGTTGAGTTTAATGTGGCATTCGGACGCGATCTTCAGTGGCGGCGGCACCATGGTACGTGAAGCCGCTCTGCTAGGACTTAACGCCTATAGCATCTTTGCCGGAAAACTGGGAGCGGCTGACGAGGCTTTGACCCGGATGGGCCTGCTAAAAATGATTCACCAGCAGGAAGAAATTGAGAAGTTGCAGTTCCGCAAAGCTCCGGAGCGGAAAACTCCCTCGACTGCTACCTCTCTGACCAGAGAATGTGTATCGCTTGAGATCGAACGCTTCATCCGTGAATACTCGGGGCTCGAAATTCCTGCTCGGGTGAATCTAGAACAACCTACAGTTTCTTCTACTTTATCGATCGAGGAATAA